One window of the Caldibacillus debilis DSM 16016 genome contains the following:
- the ffh gene encoding signal recognition particle protein codes for MAFEGLAERLQSTLQKIRGKGKVTEADVKAMMREVRLALLYADVNLKVVKDFIQRVSERAVGQEVMKSLTPGQQVIKVVKEELTALMGGEAEKLAVSDKPPTVIMMVGLQGAGKTTTSGKLANLLRKKYNRTPLLVAADIYRPAAVSQLQTLGKQLGVPVYSSEENADPVEIAKQALKKAAEEHYDTVIIDTAGRLHVDERLMDELKNMKEAVNPDEILLVVDAMTGQDAVNVAERFSGQLGITGVVLTKLDGDTRGGAALSIRAVTNKPIKFVGMGEKLDALEPFHPERMASRILGMGDVLTLIEKAQAAVDEEKAKELEKKMRTMSFTLNDFLEQLNQVRKMGPLQELLKMLPGAGRIKGLDNLEISEKQLKHVEAIIQSMTPEERENPEIINSSRRKRIAKGSGRPVQEVNRLLKQFDEMKKMMKQLSNMQKGKKKGGFPFSFPF; via the coding sequence ATGGCTTTTGAAGGATTGGCCGAACGGCTGCAAAGCACATTGCAGAAGATCCGGGGAAAGGGGAAAGTCACCGAGGCGGACGTAAAGGCGATGATGCGGGAAGTCCGGCTCGCCCTCCTTTACGCCGACGTCAACTTGAAGGTGGTCAAGGACTTTATCCAGCGGGTAAGCGAGCGGGCGGTCGGACAGGAAGTCATGAAAAGCCTGACCCCGGGGCAGCAGGTCATTAAAGTCGTGAAGGAAGAATTGACGGCGTTGATGGGCGGCGAAGCGGAAAAACTGGCCGTATCCGACAAACCTCCCACCGTCATCATGATGGTCGGTTTGCAGGGCGCCGGAAAAACGACCACGTCCGGAAAGCTTGCGAATTTGTTGCGGAAAAAATACAACCGCACCCCCCTTTTGGTCGCGGCGGATATTTATCGTCCCGCGGCGGTCAGCCAGCTGCAAACCCTCGGCAAGCAGCTCGGCGTTCCGGTTTATTCCTCCGAGGAAAATGCCGATCCGGTGGAGATCGCCAAACAAGCCTTGAAAAAGGCCGCAGAAGAGCATTACGACACCGTGATCATCGATACGGCTGGACGGCTTCATGTCGATGAGCGGCTGATGGACGAATTGAAAAACATGAAGGAAGCGGTGAACCCGGACGAGATTTTGCTGGTCGTCGATGCGATGACCGGACAGGACGCGGTTAACGTGGCCGAACGGTTCAGCGGGCAGTTGGGGATTACCGGTGTCGTCTTAACGAAATTGGACGGCGATACCCGCGGCGGGGCCGCCCTGTCGATCCGAGCGGTGACAAACAAGCCGATCAAATTTGTCGGCATGGGCGAGAAACTGGACGCCCTCGAACCGTTCCATCCGGAAAGGATGGCCTCCCGCATCCTCGGCATGGGCGACGTGCTGACCTTGATCGAAAAGGCGCAGGCCGCCGTGGACGAAGAGAAGGCCAAAGAATTGGAAAAAAAGATGCGGACGATGTCCTTCACCCTGAACGATTTTCTCGAGCAGTTGAACCAGGTCCGGAAGATGGGGCCCCTCCAGGAATTGCTGAAAATGCTTCCGGGCGCGGGCAGGATCAAAGGGCTGGACAATTTGGAAATCAGCGAAAAGCAGCTGAAACATGTGGAAGCGATCATTCAATCGATGACGCCGGAAGAAAGGGAAAACCCGGAGATCATCAATTCCAGCCGGAGGAAGCGGATCGCCAAAGGAAGCGGCCGGCCGGTTCAGGAAGTCAACCGCCTTTTGAAACAATTCGACGAAATGAAAAAAATGATGAAGCAATTGTCCAATATGCAAAAGGGCAAGAAAAAAGGCGGCTTTCCCTTTTCCTTTCCCTTTTAG
- a CDS encoding putative DNA-binding protein translates to MLEKTTRMNFLFDFYQSLLTPKQKKYMSLYYIDDLSLGEIAEQYSVSRQAVYDNIKRTEAVLEQYEEKLQLFAKFRERKKLIRHIKDLLQRENLAESKKEIERLVEQLENME, encoded by the coding sequence ATGTTGGAAAAAACGACCAGGATGAATTTTCTTTTTGATTTTTACCAGTCGCTCCTCACTCCGAAACAAAAAAAATACATGTCCCTGTATTACATCGACGACCTCTCCCTGGGGGAGATCGCCGAACAATATTCCGTCAGCAGGCAGGCGGTGTACGACAACATCAAACGGACGGAAGCCGTCCTCGAACAGTATGAGGAAAAACTTCAGCTGTTCGCCAAATTCCGGGAACGGAAAAAACTGATCCGCCATATCAAAGATTTGCTGCAGCGGGAAAATCTTGCGGAAAGCAAAAAGGAAATCGAACGGTTGGTCGAGCAGCTGGAAAATATGGAATAG